A single window of Mugil cephalus isolate CIBA_MC_2020 chromosome 1, CIBA_Mcephalus_1.1, whole genome shotgun sequence DNA harbors:
- the LOC125006982 gene encoding rabenosyn-5, which translates to MASSYPPPFEVTGEVKEGFLCPLCLKDLQSFYQLQDHYEEEHSGDERHVRGQLKSLVQKAKKAKDKLLKRDGEDRPDTGTYESFYYGGVDPYMWEPQELGATRSHLDLFKKHRAARIDHYVIEVNKLIIRLEKLTSFDRTNSDVAKIRAIEKSVVSWVNDSDVPFCPDCGNKFNIRNRRHHCRLCGSIMCRKCMEFVPLPLAQKLISGTREALCVPGSPGQSHSPSAGGGNSGMGSRRGSISSLSSVTSMLEEKDDERIRCCHHCMDTLLKRQQKLEEKDHVPDIVKLYEKLRMCMEKVDEKAPEYIRMAESLNAGETTYNLDTAGGLRLEVQKYYELIDALSKRILTLGVKDDPPPHPKSLQLQRMIRYSATLFVQEKLLGLMSLPTKEKYEELKEKRKEEQEKRLQQERLATQEALKRRQASERNRPLASTNGELPQAPRAPRMTKAGGWLPSADSVHVRSELEDPLLQQIENIRSFLRQAREAKKTDEVAMLEENLRQLQDEYDQQQTSLAMTLSQKLADEESLQQGEIHRLEAREREEREQWSFTQTSCTWEQSLDLSPAGGYQGEEDTAAEDLTPKAERSPSSLKALPALTSQEESPPRLRSLGGHVTPPGGEGQNSTSLNPFEEEDSTPIEEDPSNPFLEDIIKEHKEVTNGKKEYNPFDDDVDTEENQQAETGPGNPFEDDSTDAGNPFMAATGNCPGVATNPFEVDDDNDEVLPDVDMIEEELLVQQIDNIKAYIFDAKFNGRLDEVELLSENLRELQRTLQDQKKKKR; encoded by the exons GTTTGGTTCAGAAGGCGAAGAAAGCGAAAGATAAACTGCTGAAGAGGGATGGAGAAGACAGACCAGATACTGGAACTTATGAGTCTTTCTACTACGGTGGGGTTGACCCCTACATGTGGGAGCCTCAAGAACTGG gAGCAACTAGAAGTCACCTGGACctctttaaaaaacacagagcagctcGGATAGATCATTATGTCATTGAAGTAAACAAGCTCATCATCAGACTGGAAAAG TTGACGTCGTTTGACAGAACCAATTCGGATGTTGCTAAAATTCGAG CCATTGAGAAGTCTGTTGTGTCATGGGTGAATGACTCGGACGTCCCGTTCTGTCCTGACTGTGGAAACAAGTTCAACATCCGTAACAGGCGGCACCACTGCCGCCTCTGTGGGTCCATCATGTGTAGGAAGTGCATGGAATTTGTCCCCTTACCTCTGGCCC AAAAGCTGATCAGTGGGACTCGGGAAGCCCTGTGCGTGCCTGGAAGCCCGGGTCAGTCTCACTCCCCCTCAGCAGGAGGTGGCAACAGCGGGATGGGCTCGAGGAGAGGCAGCATCAGCAGCCTGAGCAGTGTAACCTCCATGTTGGAGGAAAAGGACGACGAGAGGATCCGCTGCTGTCACCACTGTATGGACACGCTGCTGAAGAGACAGCAGAAGTTAGAAGAGAAGGACCACGTTCCAGATATAGTGAAACTTTATGAG AAGCTGAGGATGTGCATGGAGAAAGTGGACGAAAAGGCTCCAGAGTATATCCGAATGGCTGAGTCTCTCAA TGCCGGTGAAACTACATACAATCTTGACACGGCCGGTGGACTGAGACTAGAAGTCCAGAAATACTACGAACTGATCGATGCTCTAAG TAAAAGGATTTTAACACTGGGAGTTAAAGATGATCCACCACCGCATCCAAAGtcgctgcagctgcagaggatGATCCGCTATTCAGCCACACTATTTGTTCAG GAGAAGCTGTTAGGTCTGATGTCTTTACCCACTAAGGAGAAATATGaagagctgaaagaaaagagaaaagaggaacaaGAAAAGAGACTCCAACAGGAGAGACTG GCAACCCAGGAGGCTCTGAAGAGGAGGCAGGCCTCTGAGAGAAACCGTCCACTCGCCAGTACCAACGGGGAGCTGCCCCAGGCCCCTCGAGCTCCACGCATGACCAAAGCTGGTGGTTGGCTGCCCTCTGCAGACTCCGTCCATGTACGCAGCGAGCTGGAGGACCCCTTGCTGCAGCAGATTGAGAACATCCGTTCATTCCTTCGTCAGGCGCGAGAGGCCAAGAAAACTGACGAGGTAGCCATGTTGGAGGAGAACCTGCGTCAGCTGCAGGACGAATACGACCAGCAGCAGACCAGCCTGGCTATGACACTCTCCCAGAAGCTGGCTGATGAAGAAAGCTTGCAGCAAGGGGAGATTCATCGCCTGGAGGCGCgggaaagggaggagagagagcaaTGGAGCTTCACCCAGACCTCATGCACCTGGGAGCAGTCTCTGGATCTCAGCCCAGCAGGAGGCTACCAGGGAGAGGAAGACACAGCCGCAGAGGACCTGACTCCTAAAGCTGAGAGGAGCCCTTCGTCCTTAAAGGCGCTACCTGCTCTCACAAGCCAAGAGGAGTCGCCACCAAGATTAAGAAGCTTAGGAGGCCATGTTACCCCTCCTGGTGGTGAAGGCCAGAACAGCACCTCCTTGAACCCCTTTGAAGAGGAGGACTCTACTCCCATTGAGGAGGATCCATCTAATCCCTTCCTTGAAGACATCATAAAGGAACACAAAGAGGTAACCAATGGGAAGAAAGAATATAACCCCTTTGATGACGACGTGGACACAGAGGAGAACCAACAAGCTGAGACCGGACCTGGCAACCCCTTTGAGGACGACAGCACTGATGCAGGTAACCCTTTCATGGCGGCCACAGGGAATTGTCCTGGAGTCGCCACCAACCCCTTTGAGGTCGACGACGACAACGACGAGGTTTTGCCTGATGTGGACATGATAGAGGAAGAGCTACTGGTGCAACAGATTGACAACATTAAGGCCTACATTTTCGATGCGAAATTCAACGGCCGCCTGGACGAGGTGGAGCTCCTGTCAGAGAACCTAAGAGAGCTGCAGCGCACCCTACAggaccaaaagaaaaagaagcgcTGA